In Megalops cyprinoides isolate fMegCyp1 chromosome 16, fMegCyp1.pri, whole genome shotgun sequence, the genomic window GAAAGCATCGCAGTGGAGGGTGGCAGCAGGAGGCAGGTGAGTGGTCCGGtactcctcctcttctctggcgttaaaataaaacacagttttatgCACAGTTTGGTGTCCCTTCCCCGCGCTGGCTGGGAGCTGTCCTGGCTAGACGCCGGACTGGGCGGTGGCCTGAGCCCCCGGCTTGTCGCCGGCGCCGGAGATCCAGTGGTAGCAGTCGTTGTTCTTCTTGTTGCGGGGCTGGACGGCGCAGCGGGTGCAGTAAACTATGCCCAGcgccaccatcaccaccacgaAGATGGAGAGGGGCACCAGGAGGGCCACCAGCAgccagctgctgctctgctgctgactgctgTCACTGCCGCCGGGCGGGGCACCCGTGCCCGccgggggggtgagggggtcgGTGTCGACCGCCGCCCCGTCGACCTCCTCTGGGACGAAGTCCGGTTCCGCCTTCGGGGTGGGCTGGGGCCAGGAGACTGGGCTGCCGTCTCCGAATTCGGAGGGGGCGTCCTCGCCGGAGGGCGGcgccacccctcctctctcgaCACTTTCCTCGGGGGCCGTGGAGGAAGTCGAGATGCGCCAAAAGTTCCACGCCCCTCCTTCGGGTGTCGGGGTGAGGGTAGCGGGAGGACTGGGAGTGGTCTCCTCTTCTAGCCAATCCGGGGCGGCGGTGGAGGCGGGGCTTGGCGAGGGCGTGAAGGTGGGTTCCACCGCCTCCGTCCAATCCGGTTCAGCCCAGATGGGCTCGGTCTCCACTTCCGGCCTATCAGGATCTTCCTGCGTCACGTCGGTGAGCCAGGTCAGGTCGGTGGGCAGCCCCTCCAGGCTGGGAGGGTCGGTCAGCCAGGTCAAAGGTGAAGTGCTCTCTGGCCAGTCACCTTCGGGCAGCTGGGGAGGCCAGTCAGGGAAGCCGGGAGCCTCGGGGAGCCAGGAGCTTTCCGGAAGGCTGGTGAACCATGGGAAAGAGGGGGCAGCGGTGGTAGACTCGTCATGGCTGGGGACGGGTCTGCAGGAGGAGTAGTCCTGCTGCAGCTCATAGCCCTCCCTGCAGTGGCACTGGAAGCCGCCCACGTAGTTGACACACATGTGCTCGCAGGAGCCCGGGATCTGGCACTCGTCGGTGTCCTGGCATCGGGCGGGGTCCTCGGGGGCGGGGCTGAAGCCCAGGTGGCAGTGGCAGGCGTAGGAGCCGGCAGTGTTCTCGCAGGCCTGCTCGCAGGGGCGGCCCCGGCACTCGTCCACGTCGGCGCACTGGCCCTGGTCGTCGGGCTGGTAGCCGTGGTGGCAGCGGCACTCGAAGGTGCCGGGCGCGTTGACGCACAGCTGCGGGCACGGGCTCTGCTCACACTCGTCCACGTCCAGGCAGGCCAGCCCGTCTGGTGCCAGCAGGTACCCGTCCGGGCAGGTGCAGCGGTACCCGCCGTCCTCCGCGGGCTCGCATTCGAACTCGCAGGGCGCCTCCCTGCAGGGGTTTTCCTGCAGACAGGTCTGCCCGTCCTCTGCCAGCCGGAAGCCGCCAAAGCACTCACAGAAGGAGTGGGGGCCGTCGTCCCGGCACAGGTGCTGGCACCCACCGTTGTCCTGCTCGCAGAAGCTCTTCGCTTGGGCGTTGGAGCACAGGGGGCTGTCCCGGGACCAGCCCACAGTCCCATCGTCCCGCAGCACGCACAGAACCGACGGGTCCTCCCGGGCATCGCCGGGACAGGGCACG contains:
- the cd248a gene encoding CD248 molecule, endosialin a, with product MWSAVCFCALLSALCAFWAPCAQGQDLHERDALCNEEGCYVVYFQRKTFLESWRSCRERGGDLATMKRPEEAARIQELLSGVERRGPRARIRVWIGLQRQPRQCSATRPLRGFTWTTGDHDTQYTNWLREDSPSTCAVLRCVVVTHSTASQEQRDNFKWLDGSCSLPVDGFLCRFTYRGMCPAIPGEGGPGSVLYSTPFHLLSTLLTHVPFGSVATVPCPGDAREDPSVLCVLRDDGTVGWSRDSPLCSNAQAKSFCEQDNGGCQHLCRDDGPHSFCECFGGFRLAEDGQTCLQENPCREAPCEFECEPAEDGGYRCTCPDGYLLAPDGLACLDVDECEQSPCPQLCVNAPGTFECRCHHGYQPDDQGQCADVDECRGRPCEQACENTAGSYACHCHLGFSPAPEDPARCQDTDECQIPGSCEHMCVNYVGGFQCHCREGYELQQDYSSCRPVPSHDESTTAAPSFPWFTSLPESSWLPEAPGFPDWPPQLPEGDWPESTSPLTWLTDPPSLEGLPTDLTWLTDVTQEDPDRPEVETEPIWAEPDWTEAVEPTFTPSPSPASTAAPDWLEEETTPSPPATLTPTPEGGAWNFWRISTSSTAPEESVERGGVAPPSGEDAPSEFGDGSPVSWPQPTPKAEPDFVPEEVDGAAVDTDPLTPPAGTGAPPGGSDSSQQQSSSWLLVALLVPLSIFVVVMVALGIVYCTRCAVQPRNKKNNDCYHWISGAGDKPGAQATAQSGV